Proteins encoded within one genomic window of Amycolatopsis nigrescens CSC17Ta-90:
- a CDS encoding DUF6801 domain-containing protein: protein MSLRKGSSLTARGLALAGVAGLLSITGAVAIGTASADEVTVAGAVSKPISFSCEFPLVGVKTVAATVNITFPDAGKVGEVIQPTDFKVDGKLDAETSDALGLIGATTFEATGAATDVDVKINDTEIGVKLNGLSIPSAPVVPGAETPFVINGPIPGITVKAPGEVSFAVGKKFTATEVTPKDAQGNPTDLGTFPLDCTAADGQDTALATIPVS, encoded by the coding sequence ATGTCGCTTCGTAAAGGTTCTTCACTCACTGCCCGTGGTCTCGCGCTCGCCGGTGTAGCGGGGCTGCTGTCCATCACCGGTGCGGTGGCCATCGGCACGGCGTCCGCGGACGAGGTCACCGTGGCCGGCGCGGTCAGCAAGCCGATCAGCTTCTCCTGCGAGTTCCCGCTGGTGGGCGTCAAGACGGTGGCCGCCACGGTGAACATCACCTTCCCCGACGCCGGCAAGGTGGGCGAGGTCATCCAGCCCACCGACTTCAAGGTCGACGGCAAGCTCGACGCCGAGACCTCGGACGCACTCGGCCTGATCGGCGCCACCACCTTCGAGGCGACCGGCGCGGCCACCGATGTGGACGTGAAGATCAACGACACCGAGATCGGCGTGAAGCTGAACGGGCTGAGCATCCCCTCGGCTCCGGTGGTACCGGGCGCCGAGACCCCGTTCGTCATCAACGGCCCGATCCCCGGCATCACCGTGAAGGCCCCTGGTGAGGTGTCCTTCGCCGTGGGCAAGAAGTTCACCGCGACCGAGGTCACCCCGAAGGACGCTCAGGGCAACCCGACCGACCTCGGCACCTTCCCGCTGGACTGCACGGCGGCCGACGGCCAGGACACCGCACTGGCCACCATCCCGGTCAGCTGA
- a CDS encoding alpha/beta fold hydrolase has product MNVAARDVNLHGHDIRFWEYVPDPPSGQPEDEDVLVLIHGIAGSGQTWEPLLAELARRRFPRRVLVPDLLGHGESAKPRGDYGLGAFASGIRDLALLEGHRHLTVVGHSLGGGVALQFAYQFPELVGRLVLVDSGGLGPQVGLPLRATALPGAKLFLDLTVNRLTLGAARAVAGLARRLGGKLGAESKELVRHLASLADAGRRAAFVVTARGLIDLRGQRASATDRLYLAEAMPTLIVWGTKDPIIPVKHGIRAAEAMPGSRLELFENMKHFPHAADPQRFADILEEFLAKTTPARLDIEDMRSLVVTGAPDREHKP; this is encoded by the coding sequence ATGAACGTGGCCGCACGTGACGTGAATCTGCACGGGCATGACATCCGCTTCTGGGAGTACGTGCCGGACCCGCCGTCCGGGCAACCGGAAGACGAAGACGTACTGGTGCTCATCCACGGTATCGCCGGCAGCGGGCAGACCTGGGAGCCGCTGCTGGCCGAGCTGGCCCGCCGCCGCTTCCCCCGCCGGGTGCTGGTGCCGGACCTGCTCGGTCACGGAGAGTCCGCGAAACCGCGTGGCGACTACGGTCTCGGCGCGTTCGCCAGCGGCATCCGCGACCTCGCGCTGCTGGAGGGACACCGGCATCTGACCGTGGTCGGGCATTCCCTCGGCGGCGGGGTGGCGCTGCAGTTCGCCTACCAGTTTCCCGAGCTGGTCGGCCGCCTGGTGCTGGTGGACAGCGGTGGCCTCGGCCCGCAGGTCGGCCTGCCGCTGCGGGCCACCGCGCTGCCCGGCGCGAAACTGTTCCTCGACCTCACCGTGAACCGGCTGACGCTTGGCGCGGCCAGGGCGGTCGCCGGGCTGGCCAGGCGGCTCGGCGGCAAGCTCGGCGCGGAATCGAAGGAGCTGGTCAGGCACCTGGCCTCACTGGCCGACGCGGGACGGCGGGCCGCCTTCGTGGTGACCGCGCGTGGCCTGATCGACCTGCGTGGGCAGCGCGCCAGCGCGACCGACCGGCTCTACCTCGCCGAGGCGATGCCGACCCTGATCGTCTGGGGCACCAAGGACCCGATCATCCCGGTGAAGCACGGTATCCGGGCGGCCGAAGCGATGCCGGGCAGCAGGCTGGAACTGTTCGAGAACATGAAGCACTTTCCGCATGCGGCCGATCCGCAAAGGTTCGCTGACATTCTCGAAGAGTTCCTCGCCAAGACCACGCCGGCCCGGCTGGACATCGAAGATATGCGGTCGCTGGTAGTGACCGGCGCCCCGGATCGCGAACACAAACCGTAA
- a CDS encoding helix-turn-helix domain-containing protein, translating to MDNAGREIGRSRQLWASLPRELADQFRPHAEGMAKEIITAIQEAVPIYAQPLQGAFGEVFTQGIEQSLLQNLDNLGTGKAPMNHWISLYRHLGKVEFSEGRTLDHLQTAYRVGGRVAWRYVSKVGQSLCLDSDIFCTAAEAIFAYVDEISALSIEGYTIAKARAAGAIARRRRRLLDLLLTEPPASPQAISGLAAEARWKVPEQVTAVALEPRPDQHEMVLPEFDGDVLTDLEGAEPCLLIPGTVEDVAGLAKVLDGWRAVVGLEVPLTTASESLRWARRTLRLVRDGVLPAEPVTRCADHLSKLWLLTDDFLLRQLGDRCLAPLEGLTVKQRARLSETLLAWLQSRGGAPEIAEMLKVHPQTVRYRLHQLEALFGERLHNVNDRLHMEIALRARKLTGKLG from the coding sequence ATGGACAACGCGGGTCGGGAAATAGGCCGGTCCCGCCAGCTTTGGGCGTCACTTCCGCGCGAACTGGCCGACCAGTTCCGGCCGCACGCCGAAGGGATGGCGAAGGAGATCATCACCGCCATCCAGGAAGCGGTGCCGATCTACGCGCAGCCGCTGCAAGGGGCCTTCGGTGAGGTTTTCACCCAGGGCATCGAGCAGAGCCTGTTGCAGAACCTGGACAACCTCGGCACCGGCAAGGCGCCGATGAACCACTGGATCTCGCTGTACCGCCATCTCGGCAAGGTGGAGTTCAGCGAGGGCCGCACGCTCGACCACCTGCAGACCGCCTACCGGGTCGGCGGCAGGGTGGCCTGGCGCTACGTCTCCAAGGTGGGCCAGTCGCTCTGCCTGGACAGCGATATCTTCTGCACCGCGGCGGAGGCCATTTTCGCCTATGTGGACGAGATTTCCGCGCTGTCCATCGAGGGCTACACGATCGCAAAGGCGCGCGCGGCCGGCGCGATCGCTCGACGCCGGCGCCGGTTGCTGGACCTGCTGCTCACCGAGCCGCCGGCCTCACCGCAGGCGATCAGCGGCCTGGCCGCCGAAGCGCGCTGGAAGGTGCCGGAGCAGGTCACCGCGGTGGCACTGGAGCCGAGGCCGGACCAGCACGAGATGGTGCTGCCCGAGTTCGACGGCGACGTGCTCACCGACCTCGAAGGCGCGGAACCCTGCCTGCTCATCCCCGGCACCGTGGAAGATGTCGCCGGACTGGCGAAGGTGCTGGACGGCTGGCGCGCGGTGGTCGGGCTCGAAGTGCCGCTGACCACCGCGTCGGAGTCGCTGCGGTGGGCGCGCCGCACCCTGCGGCTGGTGCGGGACGGGGTGCTGCCAGCGGAACCGGTCACCCGCTGCGCCGATCACCTGTCCAAGCTCTGGCTGCTGACGGACGACTTCCTGTTGCGGCAACTCGGTGACCGCTGCCTCGCGCCACTGGAGGGCCTGACCGTGAAACAGCGGGCGCGGCTGAGCGAAACCCTGCTCGCCTGGCTGCAGTCCCGCGGTGGCGCACCGGAGATCGCCGAGATGCTGAAGGTGCACCCGCAGACCGTTCGCTACCGCCTGCACCAGCTGGAGGCGCTGTTCGGTGAGCGGCTTCACAACGTCAACGACCGGCTGCACATGGAGATCGCCCTGCGGGCAAGGAAACTCACCGGCAAGCTCGGCTGA
- a CDS encoding helix-turn-helix domain-containing protein, whose product MIIVADQHGERVDVAFDSMLTPLRRTEPGDESARAVQLWSLLPSELSGIFRPRVADVAGEVLTEIQQAVPEYARPLEGPFGKTITAGVQEAILQFVDRLGDPTSPADDRGRVFHRLGRHELSQGRNLDVLQTAYRVGARVAWRRMSEVGAEAGVPVSTLCLLAEAIFAYLDEMSALSIEGHTSAQAREVGAVQRRRRRLMDMLLSEPPVARPVLEELAKTAEWQLPEFVVAVAVEYPENEHDVPFPSLGDEALLDLESNTPSLLIPAPDVEGARKLEPALHGWRAAVGPRVALAEAAQSLRWARQALRLAGTGVLPDAQVIWCDDHLSDLWLLSDPFLIEQLAARVLAPLEDLKPQHRARLADTLLAWLETRANVRDIAARLSVHPQTVRARVHDLESLFGDRLEDPQQRFEMILALRTTHKLHSSAQH is encoded by the coding sequence GTGATCATCGTGGCCGACCAGCACGGCGAACGGGTGGACGTGGCCTTCGACTCCATGCTGACCCCGTTGCGCCGCACCGAACCCGGCGACGAGAGCGCCCGCGCGGTGCAGCTGTGGTCGCTGCTGCCGAGCGAACTGTCCGGCATCTTCCGGCCGCGGGTGGCCGACGTGGCCGGCGAGGTGCTGACCGAGATCCAGCAGGCGGTGCCGGAGTACGCGCGGCCGCTGGAGGGGCCGTTCGGCAAGACGATCACCGCCGGGGTGCAGGAGGCGATCCTGCAGTTCGTGGACCGGCTCGGCGACCCGACCTCCCCCGCGGACGACCGCGGCCGGGTGTTCCACCGGCTCGGCCGGCACGAGCTGAGCCAGGGCCGCAACCTCGACGTGCTGCAGACCGCGTACCGGGTTGGCGCGCGGGTGGCTTGGCGGCGGATGTCCGAAGTGGGTGCCGAGGCCGGGGTGCCGGTGTCCACGCTCTGCCTGCTGGCCGAGGCGATTTTCGCTTATCTGGACGAGATGTCCGCGCTTTCCATCGAGGGCCACACCTCCGCGCAGGCCCGCGAGGTCGGCGCGGTCCAGCGGCGACGGCGACGGCTGATGGACATGCTGCTCTCGGAACCGCCGGTGGCGCGGCCGGTGCTCGAGGAGCTGGCGAAGACGGCCGAATGGCAGCTCCCCGAGTTCGTGGTGGCGGTGGCCGTCGAGTATCCGGAGAACGAGCACGACGTGCCCTTTCCGTCCCTCGGCGACGAGGCGCTGCTGGACCTGGAGAGCAACACGCCGAGCCTGCTGATCCCGGCGCCGGACGTGGAGGGGGCGCGGAAGCTGGAGCCCGCGCTGCACGGCTGGCGGGCGGCGGTCGGGCCGAGGGTGGCGCTGGCCGAGGCGGCCCAGTCGCTGCGCTGGGCGCGGCAGGCGCTGCGGCTGGCCGGTACCGGGGTGCTGCCGGACGCCCAAGTCATCTGGTGCGACGACCACCTTTCCGACCTCTGGCTGCTGAGCGACCCGTTCCTGATCGAACAACTGGCCGCGCGGGTGCTGGCGCCGCTGGAGGACCTCAAGCCGCAGCACCGCGCGCGGCTGGCCGACACGCTGCTCGCCTGGCTGGAGACCAGGGCCAACGTGCGCGACATCGCCGCCCGGCTTTCCGTGCACCCGCAGACCGTCCGCGCCAGGGTGCACGATCTCGAGTCGCTCTTCGGCGACCGGCTGGAGGACCCGCAGCAGCGCTTCGAGATGATCCTCGCCCTGCGCACCACCCACAAACTGCACAGCTCCGCCCAGCACTGA
- a CDS encoding BTAD domain-containing putative transcriptional regulator, translating into MRVALLGPVRVFGDDGEPVEVAGARLRTLLGRLALAAGRAVPSEALIEDIWGAGAPSGAANTLHALVHRLRRALPSAGLVESLAVGYRLAVPADGVDAHRFEVLAARGGRELAAGDPGRAAATLGDALALWRGTPFADLPAAPFAGPAVVRLEELRAAAREDRFDAALQLGRHAEVLPDLEVACADDPLRERLAALRMRARYAAGRQSDALAGYEEIRARLADELGVDPSAELRRTQLAVLRGDLDRSAASTEAAPGRLPSRLTSFIGRDDELKAVAELMESARLVTVVGPGGVGKTRLAVEAASEHRAYRSGRLWLVGLAGVENRRGVAGAILGALSAGTGQLGGAPIEPLDRVAELLGGGDAVLVLDNCEHVVAEVGRVARQLLEARPRLTILATSRESLDVMGEALCRLGPLDVPTESAAVTGAVESAAVRLLLDRASAVRPGFTLDESTVGSIVDVVRRLDGMPLALELAAARLRSMSIGQVAQRLDDRFRLLSSGNRAAQPRQRTLRAVIGWSWELLTESERVLARRMAIFPAASGADAIEAVCADEAPLVPEDVFYVLDSLVDKSLVEQSGNGYRMLESIRAFAADELSRAGERETVRHRFTSYFAALAAEHEPLVRSRHQTSSLTLLTGEYDNLMFALRSALDGRDPAAAVRLLGLLHWYWYLVRHDARTESLVAETLAFGDALPGDARAAFTAIDELIGESAPTTDTERVRALIAGCADTGALERYPMLLMVTLPIAHQLGLDDLVEAEMVRVRSRPDPWAKACMSLLEARIAGDRGDWTGLTSARARAVHEFTAAGDRLLTAVSLAVLSEVHSVRGEHDAAITGLERGIALAAGAQDEVTYLVALAIVRMRAGDLDGAGRDLDAAERLTRARGLWYMGPEALRGRAELHRRAGDCERSELALDRLAELTDQLRLPGLERWLAPARMALRLTTGDAAGARELLPAAITGTQASGDPAPAAQQLARLLFLEGDFPGSATALGLSEAIRGAFDHGDPELRELVTELTRQLGERDYDAAYRAGARLSRPDALARLGVRRDPALYAHPVPVRAV; encoded by the coding sequence GTGCGGGTAGCGCTACTGGGGCCGGTGCGGGTGTTCGGCGACGACGGTGAACCGGTCGAGGTCGCGGGCGCCCGGCTGCGCACGCTGCTGGGCAGGCTCGCGCTGGCCGCGGGCAGGGCGGTGCCGTCCGAAGCGCTGATCGAGGACATCTGGGGAGCCGGCGCGCCATCCGGCGCAGCGAACACGTTGCACGCGCTGGTGCACCGGCTGCGGCGGGCGTTGCCATCGGCCGGGCTGGTGGAGTCGCTGGCCGTGGGTTACCGGCTCGCCGTGCCCGCGGACGGGGTGGACGCGCACCGGTTCGAGGTGCTGGCCGCGCGGGGCGGCCGCGAGCTGGCGGCGGGTGATCCGGGGCGGGCGGCGGCCACGCTCGGGGACGCGCTCGCGCTGTGGCGCGGCACGCCGTTCGCGGACCTGCCGGCGGCGCCGTTCGCCGGGCCGGCCGTGGTGCGGCTGGAGGAACTGCGCGCAGCGGCCCGTGAGGACCGGTTCGACGCGGCCCTTCAGCTGGGGCGGCACGCCGAGGTGCTGCCCGACCTGGAGGTGGCGTGCGCGGACGATCCGCTGCGGGAACGCCTTGCCGCGCTGCGGATGCGGGCCCGGTACGCGGCGGGCCGCCAGTCGGACGCGCTCGCCGGGTACGAGGAGATCCGGGCCAGGCTGGCCGACGAGCTGGGCGTGGACCCTTCCGCCGAGCTGCGGCGGACCCAGCTGGCGGTGCTGCGCGGGGACCTGGACCGGTCGGCCGCCAGTACCGAGGCCGCGCCGGGCCGGCTGCCGTCGCGGCTGACGTCGTTCATCGGCCGCGACGACGAGCTGAAGGCGGTGGCCGAGCTGATGGAGTCCGCCCGGCTGGTCACCGTGGTCGGCCCCGGCGGCGTGGGGAAGACCCGGCTGGCCGTGGAGGCGGCGTCGGAGCACCGGGCGTACCGAAGCGGGCGGCTGTGGCTGGTCGGGCTGGCGGGCGTGGAGAACCGGCGTGGGGTGGCCGGCGCGATCCTCGGCGCGCTCAGCGCGGGCACCGGCCAGCTCGGCGGCGCGCCCATCGAGCCGCTGGACCGCGTGGCCGAACTGCTCGGCGGCGGCGACGCGGTGCTCGTCCTGGACAACTGCGAGCACGTGGTGGCCGAGGTGGGACGGGTGGCCCGGCAGCTGCTCGAAGCGCGGCCGCGGCTGACCATCCTGGCCACCAGCCGGGAATCGCTGGACGTCATGGGCGAGGCGCTGTGCCGCCTCGGCCCGCTCGACGTGCCAACCGAGAGCGCGGCGGTCACCGGCGCCGTCGAGTCGGCCGCGGTACGGCTGCTGCTGGACCGCGCTTCCGCCGTCCGGCCCGGTTTCACCCTCGACGAGTCCACCGTCGGCTCGATCGTGGACGTGGTGCGCCGGCTCGACGGGATGCCGCTCGCACTGGAACTGGCGGCGGCGCGGCTGCGGTCGATGAGCATCGGCCAGGTCGCCCAGCGCCTCGACGACCGGTTCCGACTGCTGTCCTCGGGCAACCGCGCGGCGCAGCCCCGGCAGCGCACCCTGCGCGCGGTGATCGGGTGGAGCTGGGAGCTGCTGACCGAATCCGAGCGGGTGCTGGCGCGGCGGATGGCGATCTTCCCCGCCGCCAGCGGAGCCGACGCGATCGAGGCGGTGTGCGCCGACGAGGCGCCGCTGGTGCCGGAGGACGTCTTCTACGTGCTCGACTCCCTGGTCGACAAGTCGCTGGTGGAGCAGAGCGGGAACGGCTATCGGATGCTGGAGAGCATTCGCGCCTTCGCGGCCGACGAGCTGTCGCGCGCGGGTGAGCGGGAAACGGTCCGGCACCGGTTCACCAGCTACTTCGCCGCGCTGGCCGCCGAGCACGAGCCGCTGGTGCGATCTCGTCACCAGACCTCGTCGCTGACGTTGCTCACCGGCGAATACGACAACCTGATGTTCGCGCTGCGTTCGGCGCTGGACGGCCGGGACCCGGCGGCCGCGGTGCGGTTGCTCGGGCTGTTGCACTGGTACTGGTACCTGGTGCGCCACGACGCCCGCACGGAGTCGCTCGTCGCCGAGACGCTGGCGTTCGGCGACGCGCTCCCCGGCGACGCCCGCGCCGCGTTCACCGCGATAGACGAGCTGATCGGCGAGAGCGCGCCGACCACCGACACCGAACGGGTGCGTGCCCTGATCGCCGGCTGTGCGGACACCGGCGCGCTGGAGCGGTACCCGATGCTGCTGATGGTGACCCTGCCCATCGCGCATCAGCTGGGTCTCGACGACCTGGTCGAAGCCGAGATGGTCCGGGTGCGGAGCCGTCCGGACCCCTGGGCCAAGGCGTGCATGTCGCTGCTGGAGGCCCGTATCGCCGGGGACCGCGGGGACTGGACCGGCCTGACTTCCGCCCGCGCGCGGGCGGTGCACGAGTTCACCGCCGCCGGTGACCGGCTGTTGACCGCGGTGTCGCTGGCCGTGCTGTCCGAGGTCCATTCCGTCCGTGGTGAGCACGACGCGGCGATCACCGGCCTGGAACGCGGTATCGCGCTGGCCGCCGGGGCGCAGGACGAGGTCACCTACCTGGTGGCGCTGGCGATCGTGCGGATGCGTGCCGGTGATCTGGACGGCGCCGGACGCGACCTCGACGCGGCCGAGCGGCTGACCCGGGCGCGCGGTCTTTGGTACATGGGCCCCGAGGCGCTGCGTGGCCGCGCCGAGCTGCACCGCCGCGCCGGTGACTGCGAACGGTCCGAGCTGGCGCTCGACCGACTGGCGGAGCTGACCGACCAGTTGCGGCTGCCCGGTCTGGAACGCTGGCTGGCACCGGCCCGGATGGCACTGCGGCTGACCACCGGTGACGCCGCGGGTGCCCGCGAGCTGCTGCCCGCCGCGATCACCGGCACCCAGGCCAGTGGCGACCCGGCCCCGGCCGCGCAGCAGCTGGCCCGGCTGCTGTTCCTGGAAGGCGACTTCCCCGGGTCGGCGACCGCACTCGGCCTCAGCGAAGCCATTCGCGGCGCCTTCGACCACGGCGATCCGGAGCTGCGGGAACTGGTCACCGAGCTCACCCGGCAGCTCGGCGAGCGCGACTACGACGCCGCCTACCGCGCGGGCGCCCGGCTGAGCAGACCCGACGCGCTCGCCCGCCTCGGCGTCCGCCGCGACCCGGCCCTATACGCCCACCCCGTCCCCGTCCGCGCGGTATAA
- a CDS encoding alpha/beta hydrolase: MRRWRMLTGVVLLFGVLLPAQATAADGARVVSETRVDSRTLDLVISSPALGAEAPVRLLLPERYDEEPGRKWPVLYLLHGCCEVQDYKSWTHYTDVEALTENKDVLVVMPSDGKAGMYSKWWNFGLPGGPDWETFHVTELRGILERDYQAGDRRAVAGLSIGGYGALAYAFRHPGMFRAAASYSGIPNTMQFGVPEVIQGILMQQGLNLMALWGNQYVKPDLWRSQNPYDNAEKFRGVGLYVSCGNGKAGPLDPPGKSDWLEPAALSASQSFTNLLSSKGIPVTTSYYGDGTHSWPYWNRALHESWPLLTSSLAL, encoded by the coding sequence ATGAGACGTTGGCGGATGCTGACCGGAGTGGTGCTGCTGTTCGGCGTGCTGCTCCCGGCGCAGGCGACGGCGGCCGACGGCGCGCGGGTGGTCAGCGAGACCAGGGTGGACAGCCGCACGCTCGACCTGGTCATCTCCTCGCCCGCGCTGGGGGCGGAGGCGCCGGTGCGGCTGCTGCTGCCGGAGCGGTACGACGAGGAGCCCGGCCGGAAGTGGCCGGTGCTGTACCTGCTGCACGGCTGCTGCGAGGTGCAGGATTACAAGTCCTGGACGCACTACACCGACGTCGAGGCGCTGACCGAGAACAAGGACGTGCTGGTGGTGATGCCCAGCGACGGCAAGGCCGGGATGTACTCGAAGTGGTGGAACTTCGGCCTGCCCGGTGGGCCGGACTGGGAAACCTTCCACGTCACCGAACTGCGCGGCATCCTCGAACGGGACTACCAGGCCGGCGACCGCCGCGCGGTGGCCGGCCTGTCCATCGGCGGCTACGGCGCGCTGGCGTACGCGTTCCGGCATCCCGGCATGTTCCGAGCGGCCGCGTCCTACAGCGGGATCCCGAACACCATGCAGTTCGGGGTGCCCGAGGTGATCCAGGGCATCCTGATGCAGCAGGGCCTCAACCTGATGGCACTGTGGGGGAACCAGTACGTCAAGCCGGACCTGTGGCGGTCCCAGAACCCTTACGACAATGCGGAAAAGTTCCGCGGCGTCGGCCTGTACGTCTCCTGCGGCAACGGCAAAGCCGGCCCGCTCGACCCGCCCGGCAAGTCCGACTGGCTCGAACCCGCCGCGCTCTCCGCGTCCCAGAGCTTCACGAATCTCTTGAGCTCCAAGGGAATCCCGGTCACCACCAGCTACTACGGCGACGGCACGCACAGCTGGCCCTACTGGAACCGCGCCCTGCACGAGTCCTGGCCCCTCCTCACCTCGTCTCTCGCCCTCTGA